From the Lolium rigidum isolate FL_2022 chromosome 2, APGP_CSIRO_Lrig_0.1, whole genome shotgun sequence genome, one window contains:
- the LOC124693266 gene encoding galactoside 2-alpha-L-fucosyltransferase-like, producing MDLKERIRRSPSQREEEALVAAAASPRGRKGGAAMLLLRWSVSAGALLVFGVLLLLLAGGSAARRGQFLDADSSWDGGRHDLRLVRPPDEGGTSGSPEVVKDKLLGGLLVPGFDEQACLSRYQSALYRRTSPHFPSTYLLERLREHEALQKKCGPHTEFYRKAVEQLKSGQDIKVMDCNYLVWIAYSGLGNRILTIASAFLYAILTNRVLLVDGDKGTADLFCEPFPETSWLLQSDFPAKQFKNFSAGSPESYGNMLKSKALQSSPAFLYLHLAHDYNDFDKLFFCEDNQQYLQTIPWLILKSDNYFVPSLFLIPAYQEELMKLFPQRDTVFHHLGRYLFHPSNVVWGMVTRYYDSYLATADEKLGIQIRVFDTETGPFQHVLDQVLACTLKEHLLPEVNTQEPVVPSRKARSKAVLVTSLNSGYYEKFRNMYWEHPTTNGETISFHQPSHEEHQNSDKKMHNMKAWAEIYLLSLSDVMVTSAWSTFGYVAQGLSGLKPWLLFKPENRTAPDPPCRQVLSMEPCFHAPPFYDCKAKRGVDTGKLVPHVRHCEDMSWGLKLVDQS from the exons ATGGACCTGAAGGAGCGGATCCGCCGCTCGCCGtcgcagcgggaggaggaggcgctcgtggcggcggcggcgtcgccgcGCGGGAGGAAGGGCGGGGCGGCGATGCTGCTGCTGCGCTGGTCCGTCTCGGCCGGCGCGCTCCTCGTgttcggcgtcctcctcctcctgctcgccggGGGCTCCGCGGCGCGGAGGGGCCAGTTCCTCGACGCCGATTCTTCCTGGGACGGTGGCCGCCATGATCTGCGCCTCGTCCGTCCGCCCGATG AAGGTGGCACTTCAGGATCTCCGGAAGTTGTCAAGGACAAACTACTCGGTGGTTTGTTAGTTCCTGGTTTTGATGAACAGGCTTGCCTAAGTAGATACCAATCAGCACTGTATCGTCGAACATCACCCCACTTTCCATCCACCTACCTCTTGGAAAGATTAAGGGAACACGAGGCTCTCCAGAAGAAGTGTGGTCCACATACTGAATTCTACAGGAAGGCTGTTGAGCAGCTTAAGTCTGGCCAGGATATTAAGGTTATGGACTGCAACTATTTGGTCTGGATAGCTTACAGTGGTCTGGGGAACAGGATCTTAACAATTGCCTCAGCATTTCTGTATGCCATCCTTACAAACAGAGTCTTGCTTGTTGATGGAGATAAAGGCACGGCGGATCTGTTCTGCGAACCATTTCCTGAAACTTCATGGTTATTACAGTCAGATTTCCCTGCTAAGCAGTTCAAGAACTTCAGTGCTGGCTCTCCTGAGAGTTATGGAAACATGCTGAAAAGTAAAGCTCTTCAGTCTAGCCCTGCTTTTCTGTATCTTCATTTGGCTCATGACTACAACGACTTTGATAAGCTTTTTTTCTGTGAAGATAACCAGCAATATCTTCAAACAATCCCATGGTTGATCCTAAAATCAGATAATTACTTTGTACCTTCACTTTTCCTGATACCAGCATACCAAGAGGAACTCATGAAGCTTTTTCCCCAGAGAGACACTGTTTTCCATCACTTGGGACGTTACTTGTTTCACCCTAGCAATGTCGTCTGGGGCATGGTTACAAGATACTATGATTCTTATCTTGCAACAGCTGATGAAAAGTTGGGTATCCAAATCAGAGTCTTCGATACTGAAACTGGTCCATTTCAGCATGTCTTGGATCAGGTCCTTGCGTGCACGCTGAAGGAACACTTGTTGCCAGAGGTTAATACTCAAGAGCCAGTTGTCCCATCACGGAAGGCCAGGTCGAAAGCTGTTCTAGTTACCTCTTTGAACTCAGGATACTACGAGAAATTCAGAAACATGTATTGGGAACATCCTACCACAAATGGCGAGACAATTAGTTTCCACCAGCCTAGTCACGAGGAACATCAGAACTCAGACAAGAAAATGCATAACATGAAAGCGTGGGCAGAGATATATCTTTTAAGCCTATCTGATGTTATGGTTACTAGTGCATGGTCAACTTTTGGGTATGTTGCCCAGGGTCTCAGTGGTTTGAAGCCATGGCTTCTGTTCAAGCCTGAAAACCGAACTGCCCCTGATCCACCTTGCCGCCAAGTTTTGTCCATGGAACCTTGTTTTCATGCTCCACCTTTCTACGATTGCAAAGCTAAGAGAGGAGTTGATACAGGAAAACTTGTCCCACATGTAAGGCATTGCGAAGATATGAGCTGGGGTCTTAAGCTAGTTGATCAGAGTTAG